From Leptospira ellinghausenii, a single genomic window includes:
- the neuB gene encoding N-acetylneuraminate synthase, protein MKQKTIIIAEAGVNHNGDLKIAEELIQVAAKAGADFVKFQTFQSNSISSKLAGRAEYQKANMKEDGSQISMLKKLELNFEMHQHLIQVCKQNKIQFLSTAFDLPSIELLIQLGIDLWKIPSGEITNYPYLKKIGSLKGEVILSTGMSNLGEIEAALSVLENAGTKRENITVLHCTTEYPAPMNEVNLRAMLSIQNAFGVKVGYSDHTVGVEISLAAVALGAIMIEKHFTLDRNLPGPDHKASLEPNELNALVSGIRNIEIALGDGVKKPFPSEIRNMTIARKSLIAKENIRKGEIFTEQNITTKRPGNGISPMRWDEVMGKTASKDFLEDELIEI, encoded by the coding sequence ATGAAACAAAAAACAATAATTATAGCTGAAGCAGGCGTAAATCACAATGGTGATCTTAAAATTGCCGAAGAACTCATTCAAGTGGCCGCAAAAGCGGGTGCTGATTTTGTAAAATTTCAAACTTTCCAGTCAAATTCGATTTCTTCGAAACTTGCAGGCAGAGCGGAATACCAAAAGGCAAACATGAAAGAAGATGGATCACAAATCTCTATGTTAAAGAAACTAGAGTTGAATTTTGAGATGCACCAACATTTAATTCAAGTTTGCAAACAAAATAAGATTCAATTTTTATCAACTGCGTTTGATTTACCTAGCATCGAGTTACTCATCCAACTTGGAATCGATCTTTGGAAAATTCCCAGTGGTGAAATCACAAATTATCCCTATTTGAAAAAAATCGGCTCTCTTAAAGGGGAAGTCATACTATCTACTGGAATGTCTAATCTTGGTGAAATTGAAGCGGCACTATCGGTTTTAGAAAATGCTGGAACTAAAAGAGAAAACATCACTGTATTACATTGTACTACTGAATATCCTGCTCCTATGAATGAGGTCAATTTGCGGGCGATGCTTTCGATTCAAAATGCATTTGGAGTTAAGGTTGGATATTCTGATCACACAGTAGGAGTTGAAATATCTTTAGCTGCAGTGGCTCTAGGGGCAATCATGATTGAAAAACATTTTACCCTCGATCGAAATTTACCAGGCCCAGACCACAAGGCAAGTTTAGAACCAAATGAATTGAATGCATTGGTAAGCGGTATCAGAAATATTGAGATTGCGTTAGGTGACGGTGTGAAAAAACCTTTCCCTTCCGAAATAAGAAATATGACAATTGCCCGTAAATCACTCATTGCAAAAGAGAATATTCGGAAAGGTGAGATTTTTACTGAACAAAATATAACAACCAAGAGACCTGGAAATGGAATTTCTCCAATGAGGTGGGATGAGGTAATGGGAAAAACAGCATCCAAAGATTTTTTAGAAGATGAATTGATTGAGATCTAA
- a CDS encoding NeuD/PglB/VioB family sugar acetyltransferase — MEGIILIGGGGHCKSVIDVIRKEAKFEILGIVDSYLPVGHFVLDVKVLGNDSDLSELSKKCKNFHITVGQIQSNIVRKKIANELMALGAELPNIISPSAIVSSYSKLGQGITVMHQATIQADVMIGDFCIINDHALIEHEVHIGKFSHIATGAIVNGNVEIGENVFIGSGTVIVQGSKIPDGTFIKANQLVK; from the coding sequence ATGGAAGGAATCATACTAATCGGAGGAGGTGGTCACTGCAAATCAGTGATTGATGTCATTCGAAAAGAAGCAAAGTTTGAAATTTTAGGTATCGTTGATTCCTATTTGCCAGTTGGTCACTTCGTTTTGGATGTAAAAGTATTGGGCAATGATTCCGATTTAAGTGAATTATCTAAAAAATGCAAAAACTTCCATATAACTGTGGGCCAAATCCAATCAAACATAGTTAGGAAAAAAATAGCCAATGAACTAATGGCATTGGGTGCAGAACTCCCTAATATTATCTCTCCCAGTGCTATCGTTTCCTCCTATTCAAAGTTAGGCCAAGGAATCACTGTTATGCACCAGGCGACTATCCAAGCAGATGTTATGATCGGAGATTTTTGTATTATCAATGATCATGCACTCATAGAACATGAAGTCCATATAGGAAAGTTTTCCCATATAGCCACTGGGGCCATTGTCAATGGAAATGTTGAGATTGGAGAGAATGTTTTTATTGGAAGCGGAACTGTCATTGTGCAAGGTTCGAAAATCCCGGATGGAACTTTTATAAAAGCAAACCAGTTAGTCAAATGA
- a CDS encoding class I SAM-dependent methyltransferase, whose translation MKYASKNEYWVDPNTGNPRYDFEEMYKDLSDPWGCEEKNSSITNRLFLELLLDENSSYNRILDLGSGKGSLSDLFYKKYLALLNARNSVNQSNPKIELNQISPFEMYGLEYSELAVDEAKKLNQNIKFQTFDLLNSTSIPYQDIDLVILSEVLWYLVSDLSTVFKKIHQCMRVDQERRSILAIHQYFPGDQKYFRNFLDGETGFDSFIKKEGLFETEDKVKFFHKNGDSVLLYKLTKL comes from the coding sequence ATGAAATACGCGTCCAAAAATGAATATTGGGTCGACCCAAATACAGGAAATCCTAGATACGATTTCGAAGAAATGTATAAAGATCTTTCTGATCCGTGGGGTTGTGAAGAAAAAAATAGTTCCATAACGAATCGATTGTTTCTGGAACTGTTGCTAGACGAAAATTCTTCCTACAATCGTATCTTAGATTTGGGATCAGGTAAAGGATCACTTTCTGATTTGTTCTACAAGAAATATTTGGCATTATTAAACGCTCGTAATTCGGTGAACCAATCTAATCCAAAAATTGAACTGAATCAAATCTCTCCTTTTGAAATGTATGGTCTTGAATATTCCGAATTAGCTGTTGATGAAGCAAAGAAATTAAATCAGAACATAAAATTTCAAACTTTTGACCTTTTGAATTCGACTTCTATACCGTATCAAGATATTGATCTCGTGATTCTTTCTGAAGTTCTTTGGTATCTCGTGAGTGACCTTTCTACTGTATTTAAAAAGATTCATCAATGTATGAGAGTAGATCAAGAAAGAAGAAGTATTTTAGCAATCCATCAGTATTTTCCTGGAGACCAGAAGTATTTTAGGAACTTTTTAGATGGCGAAACTGGGTTCGATAGCTTTATAAAAAAGGAAGGTCTATTTGAGACTGAAGACAAGGTCAAATTCTTTCATAAGAATGGTGATTCCGTTCTCCTTTATAAGTTAACCAAATTATGA
- the hisF gene encoding imidazole glycerol phosphate synthase subunit HisF: MLKKRIIAVVIVKDDIVVQSIGFRKYLPIGKPEIALEFLTSWGIDEIVYLDISATNNQKQPNYDLIRKSAKKCYVPLTVGGGIRRMDQVHELMSAGADKVSLNHIAYNEISFVKEVALAYGNQCVVASIDVTKTPSGYQVYDYTKKQVIRMDPADYANRLANNGAGEIFLNSVDRDGTYLGYDLDLIESVTNSVHIPVICCGGAKNASDMVHVFSKTNVSAAAASNFFHFTEHSVNVSKSIVYKNGNIRLETYANYSENTFDSDMRLTKKDDKILEEMLFLRIEKETI, translated from the coding sequence ATGCTTAAAAAACGAATCATAGCAGTAGTCATCGTGAAGGACGATATCGTAGTCCAGAGTATCGGCTTTCGTAAATATTTGCCTATAGGTAAACCAGAAATCGCATTAGAATTTCTTACCTCGTGGGGTATTGATGAAATTGTCTATTTAGATATTTCTGCCACAAATAATCAAAAGCAACCTAACTACGATTTGATTCGTAAATCAGCAAAAAAATGTTACGTTCCGCTTACCGTTGGTGGTGGGATCAGGAGAATGGACCAAGTGCATGAATTGATGAGCGCTGGTGCCGATAAAGTTTCCTTAAATCATATTGCTTACAATGAAATCTCCTTCGTTAAGGAAGTTGCTTTGGCCTATGGGAATCAATGCGTAGTTGCTTCCATTGATGTAACTAAAACTCCAAGTGGTTATCAGGTTTACGATTATACAAAAAAACAAGTGATTAGAATGGATCCTGCTGATTACGCAAATAGACTTGCAAACAATGGTGCTGGTGAAATTTTTTTGAACTCAGTGGATCGGGATGGAACTTATTTAGGCTATGATTTGGATTTGATTGAGTCGGTTACAAATTCAGTCCATATACCGGTGATTTGTTGCGGTGGTGCAAAAAATGCTTCGGATATGGTTCACGTTTTTTCAAAAACTAATGTTTCCGCGGCAGCTGCTTCTAACTTCTTTCATTTTACGGAGCACAGTGTTAATGTTTCAAAATCTATTGTTTACAAAAATGGAAATATTCGTTTAGAAACTTATGCAAATTATTCAGAGAATACATTTGATTCTGATATGAGACTCACGAAAAAAGATGATAAGATCTTAGAAGAAATGCTTTTTCTTCGAATTGAAAAAGAGACTATATGA
- a CDS encoding acylneuraminate cytidylyltransferase family protein, which yields MNILAFIPARGGSKGIPGKNLYQIAGNPLLFYTIELAKKIDKNVIPFLSTDDIEIKAYGRSLGLNDDYLRPKELASDSSATIDAVMHALEWFQKSNEVQIDSVLLLQPTSPIRILSEVQSAILRFKEKKMESLVSVTLMREHPFECIKAGEDSWFFLEKPNEKVTGRQGYTGTYYFLDGSFYLASVDFLKNNKAFVVEGKTHLFESKLRYSIDIDELDDMEIAECILGRKIKI from the coding sequence ATGAATATTTTAGCATTTATTCCAGCAAGGGGTGGATCCAAGGGGATACCTGGAAAGAACTTATACCAAATAGCAGGGAATCCATTACTTTTTTATACCATTGAACTGGCAAAAAAAATAGATAAAAATGTGATTCCGTTTTTATCAACGGATGATATCGAAATCAAGGCTTATGGAAGATCATTAGGATTAAACGACGATTATCTTAGGCCAAAGGAATTAGCAAGTGATTCCTCCGCTACGATTGATGCCGTGATGCATGCTTTAGAGTGGTTTCAGAAATCGAATGAGGTGCAAATTGATTCTGTCTTACTATTACAACCTACCTCACCCATTCGAATTTTATCAGAAGTGCAAAGTGCTATCCTTAGGTTCAAAGAAAAAAAAATGGAGAGTCTTGTGAGTGTGACTTTAATGCGAGAACATCCATTTGAATGTATTAAGGCAGGTGAGGATTCATGGTTTTTTTTAGAGAAACCTAATGAAAAAGTTACGGGAAGGCAGGGTTATACAGGAACTTATTACTTTCTGGATGGTTCTTTTTACTTAGCTTCAGTAGATTTTTTAAAAAACAATAAAGCTTTTGTTGTCGAAGGAAAAACCCATTTGTTCGAATCAAAGTTACGTTATTCGATTGATATTGATGAATTAGATGATATGGAAATTGCCGAATGCATTTTAGGAAGGAAAATAAAAATATGA
- a CDS encoding N-acetyl sugar amidotransferase produces the protein MKFCKTCLQPDTRPNSVFHSDGICPACKYHESLKDVDWEDRKKELGSIVNFGKANNHSGYDCIIGVSGGKDSLRQALFVKETLKMKPLLVSLGYPPEQVTQRGVQNISNMISHGFDCVTINPAPGIWRDLKRKGFRQYTNSFRSTELALFSSVPKFAIAYQIPLIWWGENSALQLGETAILGKSGSDGNNLRKMNTLNGGDITWLLSEEIKKNQILQYCYPSPEEMEQANLRITFLGYFWKDWSLLNNGNYSVLRGLDIRDEKPWEIGDPYGITSLDEDFVTFNQMIKYLKFGFGRITDYVNEEIRNGLMTREEGISLVQKYDGTCSPYYIEKFANYIGISVREFWEQVDQSVNKDLFEKVSLGEYKRKFTVGVGL, from the coding sequence ATGAAATTTTGTAAAACTTGCCTACAACCTGATACAAGACCAAATTCTGTCTTTCATAGTGATGGGATCTGTCCTGCATGTAAATACCATGAATCGTTAAAAGACGTAGATTGGGAGGACCGTAAAAAGGAACTGGGATCGATTGTTAATTTCGGAAAGGCAAACAATCATTCAGGATATGATTGTATCATTGGCGTTAGTGGTGGGAAAGACAGTTTAAGACAAGCTCTCTTTGTTAAAGAGACTTTAAAAATGAAGCCACTTCTTGTTTCCCTTGGTTATCCTCCGGAGCAAGTCACACAGCGAGGTGTCCAAAATATATCCAATATGATTTCTCATGGTTTTGATTGTGTTACGATCAACCCTGCACCTGGGATTTGGAGAGACCTAAAGCGAAAAGGTTTTAGGCAGTATACCAATAGTTTCCGTTCTACTGAGTTGGCTTTATTTAGCAGTGTTCCCAAATTTGCAATTGCCTACCAGATCCCACTTATCTGGTGGGGGGAAAATTCTGCATTACAATTGGGTGAAACAGCCATATTGGGAAAAAGTGGAAGTGATGGAAACAACCTTCGGAAAATGAATACTTTGAATGGAGGGGATATAACTTGGCTTCTTTCTGAAGAAATTAAGAAAAATCAAATTCTCCAGTATTGTTATCCGAGCCCAGAGGAAATGGAACAAGCAAACTTGCGGATTACATTCCTTGGATACTTTTGGAAGGATTGGTCACTTTTGAATAATGGGAACTATTCTGTTCTCCGTGGGTTAGATATTCGCGATGAAAAACCTTGGGAAATCGGAGATCCTTACGGTATTACCTCGTTAGATGAAGATTTTGTTACTTTCAATCAAATGATCAAATACCTAAAGTTTGGTTTTGGACGTATCACTGATTATGTGAACGAAGAAATACGAAATGGATTAATGACTCGGGAGGAGGGCATTTCATTGGTTCAAAAATATGATGGAACCTGTTCTCCGTATTATATTGAAAAATTTGCAAATTACATAGGCATCTCAGTTAGAGAATTCTGGGAACAAGTCGATCAATCAGTCAATAAGGATTTATTTGAAAAAGTATCTCTGGGTGAATACAAACGGAAATTTACGGTAGGTGTGGGACTTTGA
- a CDS encoding NAD-dependent epimerase/dehydratase family protein — MKNILLIGGAGYVGSVITDFLLRNGYKVTCFDGFLYENQRTVIPYILNENYKFIFGDLCDEDAVKKALVGIDSVVLLAGLVGDPITKKYPDLSKKINDDGILNLFKVMNGRGIERLIFISTCSNYGLIQNNELADENFELSPLSLYAKAKVAAEKELLSEKNNFDFSTVVLRFATAFGLSPRMRFDLTVSEFTKDLILGKELLVYDAHTWRPYCHVKDFARLIDIVLKSPKEKTHKEVFNAGGEINNFTKQGILDIILKYLPNSKVSFKEHGTDPRNYKVNFSKVKSVLGFEPKYTVEDGVKELIEAFQLNLFKNLEQDINFHGNYTINYP, encoded by the coding sequence ATGAAAAATATACTTTTGATTGGTGGAGCAGGTTATGTTGGATCAGTGATCACTGATTTTTTACTGCGAAATGGCTATAAGGTTACTTGTTTTGATGGATTTTTGTATGAGAACCAACGCACTGTTATCCCTTACATATTGAATGAAAACTACAAATTTATCTTTGGTGATCTATGTGATGAAGATGCAGTAAAAAAAGCATTAGTTGGTATTGATTCTGTTGTGCTACTTGCAGGTTTAGTTGGTGATCCAATTACAAAAAAATACCCAGATTTATCTAAAAAGATTAATGATGATGGAATATTGAATCTATTCAAGGTTATGAATGGAAGGGGAATTGAAAGACTTATTTTCATTTCAACTTGTTCTAATTATGGTCTGATTCAAAACAATGAACTTGCAGATGAAAACTTTGAACTTTCTCCGTTATCTTTGTATGCTAAAGCGAAAGTCGCAGCTGAGAAAGAACTATTGAGTGAAAAAAATAATTTTGATTTTTCTACTGTCGTTTTGCGATTTGCAACTGCCTTTGGATTATCTCCAAGAATGAGATTTGATCTTACCGTTAGTGAGTTTACTAAGGATTTAATTTTAGGAAAAGAATTACTTGTATATGATGCTCATACATGGAGACCTTATTGCCATGTAAAAGATTTCGCAAGATTAATTGACATAGTTTTGAAATCCCCTAAGGAAAAAACTCATAAAGAAGTTTTTAATGCAGGTGGCGAAATCAATAATTTTACAAAACAAGGAATTTTGGATATTATTTTAAAGTATCTTCCCAATTCTAAAGTTAGTTTTAAAGAACACGGAACTGACCCGCGTAATTATAAAGTTAATTTTTCAAAAGTGAAGTCAGTTCTCGGTTTTGAACCTAAATACACAGTGGAAGATGGTGTAAAAGAATTAATTGAAGCATTTCAGTTGAACCTTTTTAAAAATTTGGAACAAGATATTAATTTTCATGGGAATTATACAATCAACTATCCATGA
- the hisH gene encoding imidazole glycerol phosphate synthase subunit HisH, which produces MNSKLKIGIIDYGVGNTYSIFNALSYLNYSKVLITDNEREIETMDALIFPGVGAFDEACNQLAKRQLVSVLNEQVLVKKKPILGICLGMQLFAKSSDENGLHEGLNWIPGKVKKIDTNNQFPVPHVGWNDINIEKDEPLFKNNTDHVHFYFDHSYHFECDSKFISSWCDYGTKITASVQKDNIFGVQFHPEKSHISGLKLFRSFLSSI; this is translated from the coding sequence TTGAATTCCAAACTCAAAATTGGTATCATTGATTACGGTGTTGGAAATACTTACTCCATTTTCAATGCACTTTCTTATTTAAATTATTCAAAAGTTTTGATCACAGACAATGAAAGAGAGATTGAGACAATGGATGCTCTCATTTTTCCTGGCGTTGGTGCTTTTGATGAAGCTTGTAATCAGCTTGCAAAAAGGCAATTAGTATCGGTTTTAAATGAACAAGTTCTAGTGAAGAAAAAACCAATCCTTGGAATTTGTCTCGGTATGCAACTCTTTGCAAAAAGTTCAGATGAAAATGGACTTCACGAAGGTCTTAACTGGATTCCAGGAAAAGTTAAAAAAATTGATACCAATAATCAATTTCCCGTTCCACATGTCGGTTGGAACGATATAAATATCGAAAAGGACGAACCATTATTTAAAAATAACACCGATCATGTTCATTTTTATTTTGATCACAGTTATCACTTCGAATGCGATTCAAAATTTATCTCTTCTTGGTGTGATTATGGAACAAAGATCACAGCCTCTGTCCAGAAGGATAATATATTTGGCGTACAATTCCATCCTGAGAAAAGCCATATTAGTGGTTTGAAACTTTTTAGAAGTTTTTTATCTTCCATATAA
- a CDS encoding N-acetyl sugar amidotransferase, with protein MKICNRCLYSELHPLNITFDEEGVCSGCRIHEEKDLLDWNTRFQKLKQIAEDYRNQSGNNYDCIVPVSGARDSYFIVHTVKNLLGLNPLLVTYNKHYNTELGIRNLANLRIKFNLDIMTLTVSPETVKKITRGTLRKMGSIYWHCIAGQTVYPVQVAVKFKIPLIIWGAHQGVDQVGMFSHLNEVEMTRKYRKEHDLMGFEAEDLIDEFDGIEESDIVQFRYPHDKEIERIGVRGIYLNNYIRWDSKAQHEKMIELYDYESGEQTRTFDTYNDVDCFNYSDVHDYIKFIKHGYGKVTDHVCREIRLRRLSREDGIQLIRKYSIKEPKNLNQFLNWIGMTKNGFKFMLDQHRNPKIWFRNENWEWELKNPDPFQNENGRKSEVDQVRLDLVENECKFRYTPNKRPDFQDQNYILIGKGYYQ; from the coding sequence ATGAAGATTTGCAATCGTTGTTTATATTCAGAACTTCATCCACTCAATATTACATTTGATGAAGAGGGAGTCTGCAGTGGATGTCGAATCCATGAAGAAAAAGACTTACTGGATTGGAATACGAGGTTTCAAAAATTAAAGCAGATAGCAGAGGATTACCGTAACCAATCTGGAAATAACTATGATTGTATTGTTCCGGTCAGCGGGGCAAGGGACTCGTACTTTATCGTTCACACGGTAAAAAATTTATTAGGTCTTAATCCTTTATTAGTTACTTACAACAAACACTACAATACGGAACTGGGAATTCGCAACTTAGCCAATCTTCGAATCAAATTTAACCTTGATATCATGACACTCACTGTAAGTCCAGAGACGGTAAAAAAAATTACTCGTGGCACGCTTCGAAAAATGGGAAGTATCTATTGGCATTGTATTGCGGGCCAAACTGTTTATCCAGTGCAAGTCGCAGTAAAATTTAAAATCCCACTGATCATTTGGGGTGCTCACCAAGGTGTTGATCAAGTTGGAATGTTTTCTCATCTTAATGAAGTAGAGATGACCCGAAAATACAGAAAAGAGCATGATTTGATGGGTTTCGAAGCGGAAGATTTAATTGATGAATTTGATGGAATTGAAGAATCTGATATTGTTCAGTTTCGATATCCGCATGACAAAGAGATTGAACGAATCGGGGTTCGTGGAATTTATCTAAACAATTATATTCGATGGGATAGCAAAGCACAACATGAGAAAATGATTGAGCTTTATGATTATGAAAGTGGTGAACAAACACGAACCTTTGATACGTACAATGATGTTGATTGCTTTAATTATTCTGATGTTCACGATTATATAAAGTTTATTAAACATGGATATGGAAAGGTGACTGACCATGTTTGTCGAGAAATACGTCTCCGTCGGCTCAGCAGGGAAGATGGAATTCAGTTAATAAGAAAATACTCAATAAAAGAACCTAAAAATTTGAACCAATTTTTAAATTGGATTGGAATGACTAAAAATGGTTTTAAATTTATGTTAGACCAACACCGAAATCCTAAAATATGGTTTAGGAATGAAAATTGGGAATGGGAATTAAAGAATCCAGATCCATTTCAAAATGAAAATGGTAGAAAATCTGAAGTAGATCAGGTTCGGTTGGATCTTGTCGAAAACGAATGTAAGTTCCGATATACTCCAAATAAAAGACCAGATTTTCAAGATCAAAATTACATTCTTATTGGAAAAGGATACTATCAGTAA
- the pseI gene encoding pseudaminic acid synthase, producing the protein MIKISNVSISRDHKPFIIAEMSGNHNHSLERAFEIVDAAAESGAHALKLQTYTADTITIDKSEGEFFISDPKSLWKGETLHNLYKQAYTPWEWHKPIMDRCKEKGILCFSSPFDFTAVDFLEELNVPAYKIASFENVDLPLIKKVANTGKPIIVSTGMATVQEIAEAVDTIRSTGNEQIILLKCTSTYPATPETTNILTIPHMRELFQCEIGLSDHTMGIGVSVASVALGAVVIEKHFTLNREDGGVDSTFSLEPEEMKALVIETERAWQALGKINYGPTEKEKASLVFRRSLYVVEDMKVGDMITENNVRSIRPGLGLPPKFFDIVIGKRVNQDVKRGTGLSWEMLG; encoded by the coding sequence ATGATAAAAATATCCAATGTTTCAATATCAAGAGATCATAAGCCTTTCATCATTGCTGAAATGTCTGGCAACCACAATCATTCTCTTGAGCGGGCTTTTGAGATCGTGGACGCGGCAGCAGAGTCTGGTGCACATGCACTCAAATTGCAAACGTATACTGCAGATACGATTACCATAGATAAATCAGAGGGTGAATTTTTTATTTCCGATCCTAAAAGCCTTTGGAAAGGAGAGACACTTCATAATCTTTATAAACAAGCATATACTCCTTGGGAATGGCACAAACCAATTATGGACAGGTGTAAAGAGAAAGGAATTCTTTGTTTTAGCAGTCCCTTTGATTTTACCGCAGTTGATTTTTTGGAAGAATTAAATGTGCCTGCTTACAAAATTGCTTCGTTTGAAAACGTAGATCTTCCTCTCATCAAAAAGGTAGCAAACACAGGTAAACCAATTATTGTTTCTACTGGAATGGCAACTGTGCAAGAAATTGCTGAGGCTGTGGATACTATTAGAAGCACGGGGAACGAACAAATTATTCTATTAAAATGCACGAGTACTTATCCTGCAACTCCCGAGACGACAAATATACTCACAATTCCCCATATGCGCGAACTCTTCCAATGCGAGATCGGGCTCTCAGATCATACCATGGGGATTGGGGTTTCTGTGGCAAGCGTTGCCTTAGGTGCGGTTGTTATCGAAAAACATTTTACTCTTAATCGGGAAGATGGAGGAGTCGATTCTACATTTTCGCTGGAACCTGAGGAAATGAAAGCACTTGTCATTGAAACGGAACGAGCATGGCAAGCTTTGGGTAAGATTAATTACGGACCTACTGAAAAAGAAAAAGCATCGTTAGTGTTTCGAAGGTCTTTGTATGTCGTGGAAGATATGAAAGTTGGCGATATGATCACAGAAAATAATGTGAGAAGCATTCGGCCAGGTCTTGGGTTACCACCTAAGTTTTTTGATATAGTGATTGGTAAGAGAGTGAATCAAGATGTGAAGAGGGGAACGGGTTTAAGTTGGGAGATGTTGGGGTGA
- a CDS encoding LegC family aminotransferase, with amino-acid sequence MIKSFLDLVRDHYNSADDFIPLHAPVFRGNEIHYVTETIKSTFVSSVGAYVDQFEVMMKSITGAKYAVATVNGTAALHIALHSLGVSSGDEVITQALSFVATANAIRYTGADPVFLDVDLDSMSLSPEALLVFLESECEFEDQIVTNKRTGKRIKVIVPMHTFGNPGRIEEICKIAEMFRLDVVEDSAESLGSYVNGKHTGSFGRLGVFSFNGNKTVTCGGGGAVVTDDESLGKRLKHITTTAKVPHPWEYSHDELGFNYRMPNLNAALACAQLEQLDDFLREKRALSLKYIQFFENTKVIFKKEIENSVSNYWLNTIEFQSKSDRDKFLAETNGAKVMTRPSWNPLNTLPMYQNSFSDSLKNTYHIADRLVNIPSGVKWKESY; translated from the coding sequence ATGATAAAATCGTTTTTAGATCTAGTTAGAGATCATTACAATTCAGCTGATGATTTCATTCCCCTTCATGCTCCTGTATTTCGTGGGAATGAAATCCATTATGTGACTGAAACTATTAAGTCCACTTTTGTTTCATCAGTTGGCGCGTATGTAGACCAGTTTGAAGTGATGATGAAATCTATCACTGGTGCTAAATATGCCGTTGCAACTGTAAATGGAACAGCCGCACTTCATATCGCACTTCATAGTTTAGGAGTCAGTTCGGGAGATGAGGTTATTACTCAAGCTTTGAGTTTTGTTGCCACTGCCAATGCCATTAGGTATACAGGTGCAGACCCTGTTTTTCTAGATGTCGATTTAGATTCGATGAGCCTTTCGCCAGAGGCATTGTTAGTTTTTTTGGAATCTGAATGCGAATTTGAAGACCAAATTGTTACAAACAAACGAACAGGAAAACGAATCAAAGTCATTGTTCCTATGCACACATTTGGAAATCCTGGTAGGATCGAAGAGATTTGTAAAATAGCGGAAATGTTTCGATTAGACGTAGTTGAAGACTCTGCTGAATCTCTGGGAAGTTATGTGAATGGTAAACATACTGGATCTTTTGGTCGTTTAGGTGTTTTCAGTTTTAATGGCAATAAAACCGTTACTTGCGGTGGTGGTGGTGCAGTTGTTACGGATGACGAAAGTTTAGGAAAAAGATTAAAACATATTACCACAACGGCAAAAGTTCCGCATCCTTGGGAATATTCTCATGATGAATTGGGATTTAATTATAGGATGCCCAATCTAAATGCCGCTCTTGCCTGTGCACAGTTGGAGCAGCTGGATGATTTTTTAAGAGAGAAAAGAGCACTTTCGCTGAAGTATATTCAGTTTTTTGAAAATACAAAAGTAATTTTCAAAAAAGAAATAGAAAATTCGGTTTCCAACTACTGGCTAAATACTATTGAATTTCAATCAAAATCAGATAGAGACAAGTTCCTGGCTGAAACCAATGGGGCTAAAGTGATGACACGTCCTTCTTGGAATCCACTAAACACATTACCCATGTATCAAAATAGTTTTTCTGATTCATTAAAAAATACGTATCACATTGCAGATCGTTTAGTGAATATTCCCAGTGGAGTGAAATGGAAGGAATCATACTAA